Proteins co-encoded in one Scatophagus argus isolate fScaArg1 chromosome 11, fScaArg1.pri, whole genome shotgun sequence genomic window:
- the fgf9 gene encoding fibroblast growth factor 4A isoform X2, producing MCFRMNVSLLLLVFSMCDRAVGAERQETAASPEDQSARLRGLWKLHLRDSLLKGKGSSPHPVREGLKQQLLYCRIGIGYHLQIQGNGSVGGAHKPTENCWLKLFAMNHGVVGIRGVKSGLYLCMSGDGLAYGAEQFSDDCLLKENLEENHYTTYSSLAHPGFYLALSHKGELKRGNSVNRHQSCTHFLPRRTL from the exons ATGTGTTTCAGGATGAACGTGTCCTTGCTGCTGCTCGTCTTCAGTATGTGCGATCGAGCGGTGGGAGCGGAGAGACAGGAAACCGCGGCTTCACCCGAGGACCAGAGCGCTCGCCTCCGAGGCCTCTGGAAGCTGCACCTGAGGGACTCCCTGCTGAAGGGCAAAG GTTCTAGTCCTCATCCAGTCAGAGAAGGgctcaaacagcagctgctctaCTGCCGCATTGGGATTGGCTACCATCTCCAGATTCAAGGCAACGGCTCCGTGGGAGGCGCccacaaacccacagagaact GCTGGCTGAAGCTGTTCGCTATGAACCATGGAGTGGTGGGCATCAGAGGAGTCAAGAGTGGCTTGTACCTCTGTATGAGTGGAGACGGACTGGCGTACGGGGCG GAGCAGTTCTCTGACGACTGCCTGCTGAAGGAGAACCTGGAGGAGAACCACTACACCACCTACTCCTCTCTGGCTCACCCAGGCTTCTACCTGGCTCTTTCCCACAAGGGAGAGCTCAAGAGGGGCAACAGCGTGAACCGCCACCAGTCCTGCACCCACTTCCTGCCCCGGAGGACGCTGTGA
- the fgf9 gene encoding fibroblast growth factor 4A isoform X1 encodes MCFRMNVSLLLLVFSMCDRAVGAERQETAASPEDQSARLRGLWKLHLRDSLLKGKAGSSPHPVREGLKQQLLYCRIGIGYHLQIQGNGSVGGAHKPTENCWLKLFAMNHGVVGIRGVKSGLYLCMSGDGLAYGAEQFSDDCLLKENLEENHYTTYSSLAHPGFYLALSHKGELKRGNSVNRHQSCTHFLPRRTL; translated from the exons ATGTGTTTCAGGATGAACGTGTCCTTGCTGCTGCTCGTCTTCAGTATGTGCGATCGAGCGGTGGGAGCGGAGAGACAGGAAACCGCGGCTTCACCCGAGGACCAGAGCGCTCGCCTCCGAGGCCTCTGGAAGCTGCACCTGAGGGACTCCCTGCTGAAGGGCAAAG CAGGTTCTAGTCCTCATCCAGTCAGAGAAGGgctcaaacagcagctgctctaCTGCCGCATTGGGATTGGCTACCATCTCCAGATTCAAGGCAACGGCTCCGTGGGAGGCGCccacaaacccacagagaact GCTGGCTGAAGCTGTTCGCTATGAACCATGGAGTGGTGGGCATCAGAGGAGTCAAGAGTGGCTTGTACCTCTGTATGAGTGGAGACGGACTGGCGTACGGGGCG GAGCAGTTCTCTGACGACTGCCTGCTGAAGGAGAACCTGGAGGAGAACCACTACACCACCTACTCCTCTCTGGCTCACCCAGGCTTCTACCTGGCTCTTTCCCACAAGGGAGAGCTCAAGAGGGGCAACAGCGTGAACCGCCACCAGTCCTGCACCCACTTCCTGCCCCGGAGGACGCTGTGA
- the ccdc93 gene encoding coiled-coil domain-containing protein 93 isoform X4, with product MLRSCDLSSTLPVIMAAAASVFHRVRTGSKLGAQYDQEGNLIQVETREDEEQNVKLAEILELLLAAGYFRARIKGLSPFDKVVGGMTWCITTCNFDVDVDLLFQENSTIGQKIALTEKIVSVLPKMKCPHRLEPHQIQGLDFIHIFPVIQWLVKRAIETREEMGDYVRAYSISQFHKTHSLPEDEEFLQRKEQAVSAVLDVLEVYKPQRKYRRQKDAGELLDEESRVHSTLLEYGRRYGFSKQSKQDKVDDRKASLAGGAQALPPGMAEVSEEDDLQAAEEMRIKTLMTSMAAMANEEGKLTASAVGQIVGLQSEEIKQIASEYAEKSELSAEERSERYGPLQQHRRAVASLNKQIQNKTKELEELKAKHAEVKKGCDEVKRSLTEATERSEKLDKELKSVEELEEQADSSVLDKLRALVTMSENLKQQEQEFRTHCREEMVRLQQNIEELKAATGQDTEEQKERNQLIDKQYDTDREKLQKIRLLMARRNREIAILQRKIDEVPSRAELTQYQKRFIELYSQVSATHKETKQFFTLYNTLDDKKVYLEKEVNLLNSIHDNFQQAMSSSAAKDQFLRQMEQIVEGIKQSRIKMEKKKQENKMRRDQLNDEYLELLDKQRLYFKTVKDFKEECRKNEMLLSKLRAKGAS from the exons ATGTTACGGTCATGTGACCTATCGTCTACACTTCCGGTTATCATGGCGGCGGCTGCGTCAGTCTTCCACAGAGTGAGAACTGGCTCGAAATTAGGAGCCCAGTATGACCAGGAAGGCAACCTGATTCAG GTGGAAACCcgagaggatgaagagcagaacGTCAAGCTGGCGGAGATCCTGGAGctcctgctggctgctggatACTTCAGAGCACGAATTAAAGGACTGTCACCGTTCGATAAG GTGGTCGGCGGTATGACCTGGTGCATCACCACGTGTAACTTTGACGTCGACGTGGATCTTCTTTTCCAGGAAAACTCCACCATCGGCCAGAAAAT AGCTCTGACGGAGAAAATCGTGTCTGTGCTTCCGAAGATGAAGTGTCCTCATCGACTGGAGCCACATCAAATCCAAGGGCTGGATTTTATCCACATTTTCCCAGTGATACAG TGGCTGGTGAAGAGAGCCATAGAGACCAGGGAGGAGATGGGAGACTATGTGAGAGCCTACTCCATCTCTCAGTTCCACAAGACCCACAGCCTCCCAGAG GATGAAGAGTTTCTGCAGAGGAAAGAGCAGGCTGTGAGTGCAGTCCTGGACGTGTTG GAAGTGTACAAGCCCCAGAGGAAGTACAGGAGGCAGAAGGATGCGGGGGAGCTGCTGGACGAGGAGTCCAGAGTTCACTCCACTCTGCTGGAATACGGCAG gCGATACGGATTCAGCAAACAGTCCAAACAAGACAAG gtGGATGACAGGAAGGCTTCGCTGGCCGGCGGCGCCCAGGCGCTGCCCCCTGGGATGGCGGAGGTGTCGGAGGAAGACGACCTGCAGGCGGCGGAGGAG aTGAGAATCAAAACCCTGATGACCAGCATGGCCGCCATGGCTAACGAAGAG gGGAAGCTGACGGCGAGTGCGGTGGGTCAGATCGTGGGACTGCAGTCTGAGGAGATCAAACAGATCGCCTCCGAGTACGCCGAGAAG TCCGAGCTGTCGGCGGAGGAGCGTTCAGAGCGCTACGGCCCCCTGCAGCAGCACCGCAGGGCGGTGGCTTCGCTCAACAAGCAGATCCAGAACAAGACTAAAGAACTGGAGGAG CTAAAAGCCAAGCATGCCGAGGTGAAGAAAGGCTGCGACGAGGTCAAGAGAAGCCTGACGGAG GCCACCGAGCGCTCAGAGAAACTGGACAAGGAGCTGAAGtctgtggaggagctggaggagcaggcCGACAGCAG CGTGTTGGACAAGCTGAGGGCTCTGGTGACCATGAGCGAGAACCtgaagcagcaggagcaggagttCCGCACACACTGCCGA GAGGAGATGGTCCGTCTGCAGCAGAACATCGAGGAGCTGAAGGCGGCGACGGGGCAGGACACGGAGGAGCAGAAG GAGAGGAACCAGCTGATAGACAAACAGTACGACACggacagagagaagctgcagaagaTCCGCCTGCTCATG GCCCGGAGGAACCGCGAGATCGCCATCCTGCAGAGGAAGATCGACGAGGTGCCGAGCCGGGCCGAGCTGACCCAGTATCAGAAGAGGTTCATCGAGCTCTACAGCCAAG TGTctgcaacacacaaagagaccaAGCAGTTCTTCACTCTGTACAACACGTTAGACGACAAGAAGGTTTACCTGGAGAAGGAG gtgAATCTGCTGAACTCCATCCACGACAACTTCCAACA GGCCATGTCGTCTTCAGCAGCCAAGGATCAGTTCCTCAGGCAGATGGAGCAAATCGTGGAGGGCATTAAACAGAGTCGCATCAAG atggagaagaagaagcaggagaacAAAATGAGAAGAGATCAGCTGAATGACGAGTACCTGGAGCTGCTCGACAAGCAGAGGCTTTACTTCAAAACAGTGAAGGACTTTAAAGAG GAGTGTCGGAAGAACGAGATGCTGCTGTCCAAGCTGAGGGCCAAAGGAGCGTCGTAG
- the ccdc93 gene encoding coiled-coil domain-containing protein 93 isoform X3, which produces MLRSCDLSSTLPVIMAAAASVFHRVRTGSKLGAQYDQEGNLIQVETREDEEQNVKLAEILELLLAAGYFRARIKGLSPFDKVVGGMTWCITTCNFDVDVDLLFQENSTIGQKIALTEKIVSVLPKMKCPHRLEPHQIQGLDFIHIFPVIQWLVKRAIETREEMGDYVRAYSISQFHKTHSLPEDEEFLQRKEQAVSAVLDVLEVYKPQRKYRRQKDAGELLDEESRVHSTLLEYGRRYGFSKQSKQDKVDDRKASLAGGAQALPPGMAEVSEEDDLQAAEEMRIKTLMTSMAAMANEEGKLTASAVGQIVGLQSEEIKQIASEYAEKQSELSAEERSERYGPLQQHRRAVASLNKQIQNKTKELEELKAKHAEVKKGCDEVKRSLTEATERSEKLDKELKSVEELEEQADSSVLDKLRALVTMSENLKQQEQEFRTHCREEMVRLQQNIEELKAATGQDTEEQKERNQLIDKQYDTDREKLQKIRLLMARRNREIAILQRKIDEVPSRAELTQYQKRFIELYSQVSATHKETKQFFTLYNTLDDKKVYLEKEVNLLNSIHDNFQQAMSSSAAKDQFLRQMEQIVEGIKQSRIKMEKKKQENKMRRDQLNDEYLELLDKQRLYFKTVKDFKEECRKNEMLLSKLRAKGAS; this is translated from the exons ATGTTACGGTCATGTGACCTATCGTCTACACTTCCGGTTATCATGGCGGCGGCTGCGTCAGTCTTCCACAGAGTGAGAACTGGCTCGAAATTAGGAGCCCAGTATGACCAGGAAGGCAACCTGATTCAG GTGGAAACCcgagaggatgaagagcagaacGTCAAGCTGGCGGAGATCCTGGAGctcctgctggctgctggatACTTCAGAGCACGAATTAAAGGACTGTCACCGTTCGATAAG GTGGTCGGCGGTATGACCTGGTGCATCACCACGTGTAACTTTGACGTCGACGTGGATCTTCTTTTCCAGGAAAACTCCACCATCGGCCAGAAAAT AGCTCTGACGGAGAAAATCGTGTCTGTGCTTCCGAAGATGAAGTGTCCTCATCGACTGGAGCCACATCAAATCCAAGGGCTGGATTTTATCCACATTTTCCCAGTGATACAG TGGCTGGTGAAGAGAGCCATAGAGACCAGGGAGGAGATGGGAGACTATGTGAGAGCCTACTCCATCTCTCAGTTCCACAAGACCCACAGCCTCCCAGAG GATGAAGAGTTTCTGCAGAGGAAAGAGCAGGCTGTGAGTGCAGTCCTGGACGTGTTG GAAGTGTACAAGCCCCAGAGGAAGTACAGGAGGCAGAAGGATGCGGGGGAGCTGCTGGACGAGGAGTCCAGAGTTCACTCCACTCTGCTGGAATACGGCAG gCGATACGGATTCAGCAAACAGTCCAAACAAGACAAG gtGGATGACAGGAAGGCTTCGCTGGCCGGCGGCGCCCAGGCGCTGCCCCCTGGGATGGCGGAGGTGTCGGAGGAAGACGACCTGCAGGCGGCGGAGGAG aTGAGAATCAAAACCCTGATGACCAGCATGGCCGCCATGGCTAACGAAGAG gGGAAGCTGACGGCGAGTGCGGTGGGTCAGATCGTGGGACTGCAGTCTGAGGAGATCAAACAGATCGCCTCCGAGTACGCCGAGAAG CAGTCCGAGCTGTCGGCGGAGGAGCGTTCAGAGCGCTACGGCCCCCTGCAGCAGCACCGCAGGGCGGTGGCTTCGCTCAACAAGCAGATCCAGAACAAGACTAAAGAACTGGAGGAG CTAAAAGCCAAGCATGCCGAGGTGAAGAAAGGCTGCGACGAGGTCAAGAGAAGCCTGACGGAG GCCACCGAGCGCTCAGAGAAACTGGACAAGGAGCTGAAGtctgtggaggagctggaggagcaggcCGACAGCAG CGTGTTGGACAAGCTGAGGGCTCTGGTGACCATGAGCGAGAACCtgaagcagcaggagcaggagttCCGCACACACTGCCGA GAGGAGATGGTCCGTCTGCAGCAGAACATCGAGGAGCTGAAGGCGGCGACGGGGCAGGACACGGAGGAGCAGAAG GAGAGGAACCAGCTGATAGACAAACAGTACGACACggacagagagaagctgcagaagaTCCGCCTGCTCATG GCCCGGAGGAACCGCGAGATCGCCATCCTGCAGAGGAAGATCGACGAGGTGCCGAGCCGGGCCGAGCTGACCCAGTATCAGAAGAGGTTCATCGAGCTCTACAGCCAAG TGTctgcaacacacaaagagaccaAGCAGTTCTTCACTCTGTACAACACGTTAGACGACAAGAAGGTTTACCTGGAGAAGGAG gtgAATCTGCTGAACTCCATCCACGACAACTTCCAACA GGCCATGTCGTCTTCAGCAGCCAAGGATCAGTTCCTCAGGCAGATGGAGCAAATCGTGGAGGGCATTAAACAGAGTCGCATCAAG atggagaagaagaagcaggagaacAAAATGAGAAGAGATCAGCTGAATGACGAGTACCTGGAGCTGCTCGACAAGCAGAGGCTTTACTTCAAAACAGTGAAGGACTTTAAAGAG GAGTGTCGGAAGAACGAGATGCTGCTGTCCAAGCTGAGGGCCAAAGGAGCGTCGTAG
- the ccdc93 gene encoding coiled-coil domain-containing protein 93 isoform X2 yields MLRSCDLSSTLPVIMAAAASVFHRVRTGSKLGAQYDQEGNLIQVETREDEEQNVKLAEILELLLAAGYFRARIKGLSPFDKVVGGMTWCITTCNFDVDVDLLFQENSTIGQKIALTEKIVSVLPKMKCPHRLEPHQIQGLDFIHIFPVIQWLVKRAIETREEMGDYVRAYSISQFHKTHSLPEDEEFLQRKEQAVSAVLDVLEVYKPQRKYRRQKDAGELLDEESRVHSTLLEYGRVSEFLLRYGFSKQSKQDKVDDRKASLAGGAQALPPGMAEVSEEDDLQAAEEMRIKTLMTSMAAMANEEGKLTASAVGQIVGLQSEEIKQIASEYAEKSELSAEERSERYGPLQQHRRAVASLNKQIQNKTKELEELKAKHAEVKKGCDEVKRSLTEATERSEKLDKELKSVEELEEQADSSVLDKLRALVTMSENLKQQEQEFRTHCREEMVRLQQNIEELKAATGQDTEEQKERNQLIDKQYDTDREKLQKIRLLMARRNREIAILQRKIDEVPSRAELTQYQKRFIELYSQVSATHKETKQFFTLYNTLDDKKVYLEKEVNLLNSIHDNFQQAMSSSAAKDQFLRQMEQIVEGIKQSRIKMEKKKQENKMRRDQLNDEYLELLDKQRLYFKTVKDFKEECRKNEMLLSKLRAKGAS; encoded by the exons ATGTTACGGTCATGTGACCTATCGTCTACACTTCCGGTTATCATGGCGGCGGCTGCGTCAGTCTTCCACAGAGTGAGAACTGGCTCGAAATTAGGAGCCCAGTATGACCAGGAAGGCAACCTGATTCAG GTGGAAACCcgagaggatgaagagcagaacGTCAAGCTGGCGGAGATCCTGGAGctcctgctggctgctggatACTTCAGAGCACGAATTAAAGGACTGTCACCGTTCGATAAG GTGGTCGGCGGTATGACCTGGTGCATCACCACGTGTAACTTTGACGTCGACGTGGATCTTCTTTTCCAGGAAAACTCCACCATCGGCCAGAAAAT AGCTCTGACGGAGAAAATCGTGTCTGTGCTTCCGAAGATGAAGTGTCCTCATCGACTGGAGCCACATCAAATCCAAGGGCTGGATTTTATCCACATTTTCCCAGTGATACAG TGGCTGGTGAAGAGAGCCATAGAGACCAGGGAGGAGATGGGAGACTATGTGAGAGCCTACTCCATCTCTCAGTTCCACAAGACCCACAGCCTCCCAGAG GATGAAGAGTTTCTGCAGAGGAAAGAGCAGGCTGTGAGTGCAGTCCTGGACGTGTTG GAAGTGTACAAGCCCCAGAGGAAGTACAGGAGGCAGAAGGATGCGGGGGAGCTGCTGGACGAGGAGTCCAGAGTTCACTCCACTCTGCTGGAATACGGCAG AGTGTCAGAGTTCCTCCT gCGATACGGATTCAGCAAACAGTCCAAACAAGACAAG gtGGATGACAGGAAGGCTTCGCTGGCCGGCGGCGCCCAGGCGCTGCCCCCTGGGATGGCGGAGGTGTCGGAGGAAGACGACCTGCAGGCGGCGGAGGAG aTGAGAATCAAAACCCTGATGACCAGCATGGCCGCCATGGCTAACGAAGAG gGGAAGCTGACGGCGAGTGCGGTGGGTCAGATCGTGGGACTGCAGTCTGAGGAGATCAAACAGATCGCCTCCGAGTACGCCGAGAAG TCCGAGCTGTCGGCGGAGGAGCGTTCAGAGCGCTACGGCCCCCTGCAGCAGCACCGCAGGGCGGTGGCTTCGCTCAACAAGCAGATCCAGAACAAGACTAAAGAACTGGAGGAG CTAAAAGCCAAGCATGCCGAGGTGAAGAAAGGCTGCGACGAGGTCAAGAGAAGCCTGACGGAG GCCACCGAGCGCTCAGAGAAACTGGACAAGGAGCTGAAGtctgtggaggagctggaggagcaggcCGACAGCAG CGTGTTGGACAAGCTGAGGGCTCTGGTGACCATGAGCGAGAACCtgaagcagcaggagcaggagttCCGCACACACTGCCGA GAGGAGATGGTCCGTCTGCAGCAGAACATCGAGGAGCTGAAGGCGGCGACGGGGCAGGACACGGAGGAGCAGAAG GAGAGGAACCAGCTGATAGACAAACAGTACGACACggacagagagaagctgcagaagaTCCGCCTGCTCATG GCCCGGAGGAACCGCGAGATCGCCATCCTGCAGAGGAAGATCGACGAGGTGCCGAGCCGGGCCGAGCTGACCCAGTATCAGAAGAGGTTCATCGAGCTCTACAGCCAAG TGTctgcaacacacaaagagaccaAGCAGTTCTTCACTCTGTACAACACGTTAGACGACAAGAAGGTTTACCTGGAGAAGGAG gtgAATCTGCTGAACTCCATCCACGACAACTTCCAACA GGCCATGTCGTCTTCAGCAGCCAAGGATCAGTTCCTCAGGCAGATGGAGCAAATCGTGGAGGGCATTAAACAGAGTCGCATCAAG atggagaagaagaagcaggagaacAAAATGAGAAGAGATCAGCTGAATGACGAGTACCTGGAGCTGCTCGACAAGCAGAGGCTTTACTTCAAAACAGTGAAGGACTTTAAAGAG GAGTGTCGGAAGAACGAGATGCTGCTGTCCAAGCTGAGGGCCAAAGGAGCGTCGTAG
- the ccdc93 gene encoding coiled-coil domain-containing protein 93 isoform X1 produces MLRSCDLSSTLPVIMAAAASVFHRVRTGSKLGAQYDQEGNLIQVETREDEEQNVKLAEILELLLAAGYFRARIKGLSPFDKVVGGMTWCITTCNFDVDVDLLFQENSTIGQKIALTEKIVSVLPKMKCPHRLEPHQIQGLDFIHIFPVIQWLVKRAIETREEMGDYVRAYSISQFHKTHSLPEDEEFLQRKEQAVSAVLDVLEVYKPQRKYRRQKDAGELLDEESRVHSTLLEYGRVSEFLLRYGFSKQSKQDKVDDRKASLAGGAQALPPGMAEVSEEDDLQAAEEMRIKTLMTSMAAMANEEGKLTASAVGQIVGLQSEEIKQIASEYAEKQSELSAEERSERYGPLQQHRRAVASLNKQIQNKTKELEELKAKHAEVKKGCDEVKRSLTEATERSEKLDKELKSVEELEEQADSSVLDKLRALVTMSENLKQQEQEFRTHCREEMVRLQQNIEELKAATGQDTEEQKERNQLIDKQYDTDREKLQKIRLLMARRNREIAILQRKIDEVPSRAELTQYQKRFIELYSQVSATHKETKQFFTLYNTLDDKKVYLEKEVNLLNSIHDNFQQAMSSSAAKDQFLRQMEQIVEGIKQSRIKMEKKKQENKMRRDQLNDEYLELLDKQRLYFKTVKDFKEECRKNEMLLSKLRAKGAS; encoded by the exons ATGTTACGGTCATGTGACCTATCGTCTACACTTCCGGTTATCATGGCGGCGGCTGCGTCAGTCTTCCACAGAGTGAGAACTGGCTCGAAATTAGGAGCCCAGTATGACCAGGAAGGCAACCTGATTCAG GTGGAAACCcgagaggatgaagagcagaacGTCAAGCTGGCGGAGATCCTGGAGctcctgctggctgctggatACTTCAGAGCACGAATTAAAGGACTGTCACCGTTCGATAAG GTGGTCGGCGGTATGACCTGGTGCATCACCACGTGTAACTTTGACGTCGACGTGGATCTTCTTTTCCAGGAAAACTCCACCATCGGCCAGAAAAT AGCTCTGACGGAGAAAATCGTGTCTGTGCTTCCGAAGATGAAGTGTCCTCATCGACTGGAGCCACATCAAATCCAAGGGCTGGATTTTATCCACATTTTCCCAGTGATACAG TGGCTGGTGAAGAGAGCCATAGAGACCAGGGAGGAGATGGGAGACTATGTGAGAGCCTACTCCATCTCTCAGTTCCACAAGACCCACAGCCTCCCAGAG GATGAAGAGTTTCTGCAGAGGAAAGAGCAGGCTGTGAGTGCAGTCCTGGACGTGTTG GAAGTGTACAAGCCCCAGAGGAAGTACAGGAGGCAGAAGGATGCGGGGGAGCTGCTGGACGAGGAGTCCAGAGTTCACTCCACTCTGCTGGAATACGGCAG AGTGTCAGAGTTCCTCCT gCGATACGGATTCAGCAAACAGTCCAAACAAGACAAG gtGGATGACAGGAAGGCTTCGCTGGCCGGCGGCGCCCAGGCGCTGCCCCCTGGGATGGCGGAGGTGTCGGAGGAAGACGACCTGCAGGCGGCGGAGGAG aTGAGAATCAAAACCCTGATGACCAGCATGGCCGCCATGGCTAACGAAGAG gGGAAGCTGACGGCGAGTGCGGTGGGTCAGATCGTGGGACTGCAGTCTGAGGAGATCAAACAGATCGCCTCCGAGTACGCCGAGAAG CAGTCCGAGCTGTCGGCGGAGGAGCGTTCAGAGCGCTACGGCCCCCTGCAGCAGCACCGCAGGGCGGTGGCTTCGCTCAACAAGCAGATCCAGAACAAGACTAAAGAACTGGAGGAG CTAAAAGCCAAGCATGCCGAGGTGAAGAAAGGCTGCGACGAGGTCAAGAGAAGCCTGACGGAG GCCACCGAGCGCTCAGAGAAACTGGACAAGGAGCTGAAGtctgtggaggagctggaggagcaggcCGACAGCAG CGTGTTGGACAAGCTGAGGGCTCTGGTGACCATGAGCGAGAACCtgaagcagcaggagcaggagttCCGCACACACTGCCGA GAGGAGATGGTCCGTCTGCAGCAGAACATCGAGGAGCTGAAGGCGGCGACGGGGCAGGACACGGAGGAGCAGAAG GAGAGGAACCAGCTGATAGACAAACAGTACGACACggacagagagaagctgcagaagaTCCGCCTGCTCATG GCCCGGAGGAACCGCGAGATCGCCATCCTGCAGAGGAAGATCGACGAGGTGCCGAGCCGGGCCGAGCTGACCCAGTATCAGAAGAGGTTCATCGAGCTCTACAGCCAAG TGTctgcaacacacaaagagaccaAGCAGTTCTTCACTCTGTACAACACGTTAGACGACAAGAAGGTTTACCTGGAGAAGGAG gtgAATCTGCTGAACTCCATCCACGACAACTTCCAACA GGCCATGTCGTCTTCAGCAGCCAAGGATCAGTTCCTCAGGCAGATGGAGCAAATCGTGGAGGGCATTAAACAGAGTCGCATCAAG atggagaagaagaagcaggagaacAAAATGAGAAGAGATCAGCTGAATGACGAGTACCTGGAGCTGCTCGACAAGCAGAGGCTTTACTTCAAAACAGTGAAGGACTTTAAAGAG GAGTGTCGGAAGAACGAGATGCTGCTGTCCAAGCTGAGGGCCAAAGGAGCGTCGTAG